Within Nitrospiria bacterium, the genomic segment ATCGCCCACTGGCTGATCCGTTATAAAAAGGTGAAAGAGGTCACGGCCATCGCGCGACGCGGCCCCGCGGAGCGAAAGTACAATGCAAAGGAGATTCGCGCGGTCTGCTCCAACGTTGATCGGCAGGATCTGAGCGGGGAGTTCACCCGCATCCGTTCACGACTCGAAGCCGCGGGTCAGAACGCCGACCCGATCCTTTCCGGAATGCTGGAAGAAATGACCAAATGCGAGCCGGCGGGCAGCGAGACCAAGCTGCGCTTCCGTTTCCTCTCCTCGCCCCGCCGTGTTCTGACGGATTCGAATAATCGCGTCCGCGGCCTGGAGCTGGAGGACACGAAGCTGGAGGCGAAGGGGGACGACTTCTCTTCCGTTGGATTAAAGACGCACAGCGAATTCTCCTGCGACAGCGTCATCTTCGCGGTGGGCGACCGCGTGGATGAAACGCTCGGCCTGCCGTTCAAGAACGGATCGTTCCTGACCAACCCCAAGCGGACCCAAAACGATCCGGACGACGCGCTGTTTCAGGCGTACGACGATCAGACCGGGCAGGTCCTTCCGGGCGTTTTCCTCACCGGCTGGGCCCGAAAGGCCAGCGATGGATTGGTCGGCGTGGCCAAACGGGACGGCGACTGGTGCAGCGAGGTCCTCGAACGTTACCTGGCGGCCCGCGCGCCGTTGGGTCCGGCCGCGATCGAGGCGAAATTCCAGGCGTTGAGACGGCTCATCAAAAAACGGCAGCCGGACGCGGTCGGCAAGGACGAGCTTCGGCTGCTCATGGAGATGGAAGAGGAAGAGGGGAAAAAACGGGGAATCATCGAAGAGTTTAAATTTCCGACCAACCAGCAGATGTTGTCCGCGATCACCCGCAAGAGACTTTCCTAAAAGCCCGCCGCGGGGGTTTTATCCCTCCCCCCATTTTAGTTTTCGACGAAGCACTTCATAATAATTCCGTTGGGGCGACCGGATCAGCTTGATTTTGCTCTCGGCCGTCTCGATCTCGACGACGTCTTCCTGTCTCAGCGAGAAGCCGACCTGGCCGTCGAAGGTTACCGTCGTGCCCTCCTCGCGGGTCTTCAGCACGACCTCCACATGGATGTTGTTCGGGATCACGATCGGCCGGTTGGTCAGGGTGTGCGGGCTGATGGGCGTGATCACCATCGCCTCGACCGATGGATAGATGATCGGCCCCCCGGCCGAAAGGGAGTAGGCCGTCGAACCCGTCGGCGTGGCCACGATCAACCCGTCGCCCCGAAGCGCGGTGACGAACTGGCCGTTGATGAAAATCTCCAGATTGATCATCCGGGCCAGGGTTCCCTTGCTGATGACGACGTCGTTCAAGACGAGGGACTGGGCCACCCGTTCCCCCTGCCGGTGAACGACGGCCTTCAGCATCAGGCGGTCGTCCGTCACGAACTCGTTCTTGAAGATCTTTCCCAGCGTGCTGAACAACTCTTCAACCGTGACCTCCGTCAGGAAACCCAGGCCCCCCAGATTCACGCCCAGGATCGGGACGTCCGTCCCTTCGACCAGGCGGGCGACGCTCAGAAGCGTGCCGTCGCCGCCAAGAACGATCACCATTTCGACCAAGTCGGGCACTTTGGATTTCTGATGGGGGGAAGCAAGGCCCGCGATCGATCCGGTGTCGGTGTCCAAAACGGCTTCCTTTCCCTGCTGAGCCAGCCAGGGAAGAAGCTCGTCCAAAATTTTCTTCACGGCATGCGTGTTCTGCGGTTTGGCGATGATTCCGATTTTCTTCATTTGATCGTCCGCCGGGTTCCGGTAAGTATCGATGAAACAAGCGTTTCAAATTATTTTAGACACGTTGCGCCGCTTTGTCAACGCAACCCTGTTGTGCCTCGGAAAATCCCCGTAAAAAATGTTTGACAAGTGTCGTCTTTTATGTTAAAAATACGACCCTCAACTTTTGGATCACGCCTTCCACGGTGGATCTTCCGAGAAAGGCCGCCACCAGAATAGAGGCATATCGCGCATTATGGTCAAGGTCAAGGACATGATGGCCAAAAATCTGTTTACCATCTCTAAAAAAAATAAAATCAAAGAAACGGCCGATTTGATGAAAAAAAACGGCGTCGGCAGTCTCCTCGTCAAGGAAGAGGATCAGATCCTCGGGATCATTACCGAAACGGACATCGTTCACAAGGTCGTGGCCCAGGGATTAAGTCCGCAGATCACCACGGTGGACGCGGTGATGAGCTTTCCCCTGATGAGCATCGAAGCGGACGCCGACGTGGAGGAGGCGGGGCTTCAGATGGTGGAGAACGGCATTCGCCATCTGGCCGTGACCCAGGATGGACAGGTGGTCGGAATGATCTCGATGCGCGATCTCCTGCGGTCCTTTTCCAGCCGCGGGGGAGGGCCGAGTTCCTGAGGGATGAGCCGGAAGGCCTTCGGACCTGGGGATGGGGAGTCTGGCTGTTTCTATTCCTCATCCCGTCGCAGGCCTTCGCGACGCATGAAAACGACCACCGGTTCGCGATTTACGGCACGGTGCGCGATGATCAAGGCCGTCCCGTGGCGGATGCCAAGGTCATCGTCGTGGATCCCCGATTGGACGAAGGCATGACGGCCTTCACCGACCGGGACGGCGCTTTTGAAGCGCTGCTTCATCTCCACAATACCGATTTGGGTGACGAGATCATCGTCACGGCCCTCGATCAGCAGAAAACGGTCCGGGCCGAGTTCGATCCGAACGACAAGGTCACCGTTCGGAAAGCCCGTGTGGATTTCGGCGCAACGGGGACCGGCCTTCCAGGGTCCGGAGGGGTCGGTATCCCGGTGATGATCGGCACGGTCCTGATCGTGGGGGCGGGGGTCGTTGTTATTTTTCGGCTCCGGTCTCGACGGCGGAGGCGTCCGGCCTCATAGACGTCGCGGGTGAAAGGACGGTTGGGTCTCAAGTTGAGGGCACGGAGGAACGAGCCATATTTAGGGCCGATGTATGTCAAGACGCTTTCCCCCATAAACCGTGAGGGTGGAGGCGTTTTTTTATGGGTCATGACCGCAAGCCTTCGTTAAGTATCTATTCAGCGAGCAAGGCGAGGGCGGAGAGGAGGCTCCATCCCGCATTAGGTGGGTGGAGAAAGCGAGGATCTGGCTCTGCCAGGCCGAGCGCGGGGCGTGGGGGCATCGGAGGATTCGCGATAGCGAACCGCACGGGCCCCCACAGATGATGGCGGCGACGCAAGCCCCTACAATCGAACCAGAAAGGAGCGGGAGTTGATCATGAAAAGAAGGACGGTATACGTTTTGGGAATCATGGGACTGATGGGTTTCTTGGCCGCGTGTTCGGGAGGCGGGGAGAACCCCGTCGCATTTCCTCCGGTTCCGGCGGAGTACGCCGACAAGCATATGCCCGACGGCTGGTGGGCGGATCCGAAGATCGTTGAAGAGGGAAAGAAAATTTTTATGGGCGAGGCGAATATCGACGTCAACTGCTCCAGCTGTCACGGAAAAGACGGCAAGCCGGTCAAACGGGGCGCACGCGATTTCCGCCAGGCCGAGAATATAAAACATTTTTCGGACAGTTTCTGGTTCTGGAGAATTTCAGAAGGGGTGCCGAACACCAAGATGAAGGCCTGGAAGGAAAAGCTTTCGGAAGAGGATCGCTGGAAGGTCATGGCCTTCGAGCACACCTTCTCACACGGCGGTCAGCCCTCCGCGCACAGCGATTTCGTGCCGCCGCCGGCTGAGGCCGGGGCGCCCAAATGAAACGCCGCGGGCTGACCTTCTTCGCGGTTCTCCTCGGTCTGACGGGTGTCGCGTTGTTGGCCGGGGCGGGTCTGGCTCAGGTCCCGGAGCCGGAGGCGTATTCGATCCCGGGGATCGAGAACCGGTCGCTTGTATGGGTCGCGGCGCAGATGCACATTCTTTTCGCGGCGTTTATTCTCGGCGCGCCGATCTTCGTCGTGATCTCGGAGTGGATCGGGATGCGTAAAAACGATCCCCGTTACGACCGGCTGGCCAAAGAAGTGACCAAGGTCACGACGATCCTGTACAGCATGACGGCGCTGACGGGAGGATTGTTTATCCTGTTTCTGGTGGGACTCTATCCCAACCTGACCAGCTTCATGGTGAGCCATTTCTTCCCCATCTTCGCCGTCATCTACCCGCTTCTTTTCATCCTCGAGACGCTGGTGCTCTACCTTTACTGGTATACGTGGGAGAAGCTTTCGGGGCCGAAAAAAGGCCGCCACGTGGCGATCGGGGTGTTGCTGAATATCATCGGACTGACTACGCTCGTGGTCATCAACGCCCCGACCTCGTTCATGAACACGCCGCCCCATCCCATCGAAACCGCCACGCTCTGGGATTCGATTTACAACTACAGCTGGATGCCGTTGAATCTTCACCGCACGATCGGCAACGTGACCTTCGGAGGTTTTATCACCGGGCTGATCGCGGCGTATATGTACATGTTCGCCAAGACGCCGGAGGAGAAGGCGTATTACGACTGGATGGGGTTCGTGGGGAATCTGATCGGCGTGGGGGCCCTGTTGCTTCTTCCGCTGGCCGGCTACATTCTGGCGGCCGAGTTCTTCGAGTTCGACGCTTCGATCGGGCCGTACATGATGGCCGACCAGCTTTCGATGTACTTCGAGATGCAGGGCGCCATGGTCGGTCTGATCTTCATGGCCAGCAATCTCTACATCTGGCAATCGATGAAGCGCATTTCGGGCATCGAATCCATGAAGTTCCTTGGAGTCCACAGCACCACGATCGTGAAGTCCGGCTTTGCGGTGATTCTTCTCGGAAACGCGATCTGGATGACGCCGCACGGTTTCTCCGCGACGCAGGCGACCTCGACCGACGCGCTGGAGCTGCCCTCCGACTGGGGCTTCCTGGCCCTGATGCCGGCGAAGAGCACGGCGGCGGCCCTGATCGTGGCGGTGACGATCATCAACTACATCATCTACAACCGGGCCATCAAGCGCGGCACGATTCAATGGGGCAAGATCGACTTCTCGTCCCAGTTCGTCCTGATCTTCCTGGCCTTCTCGGCCATCTGGACGATGGGCCTGATGGGCGCGGTGCGTTCCCTGGTGCGGAAATATTTCCATGTCTACATTCTGTTTCCGGACTACACGCCCGAGTCCTACACGCCCACGCTCGCCCATGCCAGCGTGCTGATCACGTCGATGACCCTTGTATTCTTCGCGATCGTCAGCCTGGCGATCTGGCTCAGCCTGCGGATGGGGAAAACCAAAGAATCGTGAACGGGTCTTTGACGACGGAGAAAGGGACGGACAAGGAGAGGGTATGACGGGTCAGAAGAGCTTTTTCGACATCGTGAAATGGAAGCTGATCGTCTGCACGGCGATCGGCGCGGCGCTCTGGTTCGTGAGCGGCGCGCTGGCCTTTCCCACCGTCTTCCGGATCATGTTCGTTCTGTATGCGGTGCTGGGCTTTGTGGTCTTCCTTCTGCTGGATCTCCCGCCTATGCCTGAACTCTCGGGGGGCAGGGCCGTCCTGGCGATCCTGGCCTTCTATGTGATTTGCTCGGCGATCTATGTCGGGGCCGGCACCAATCTGCCCCAGTTCGATCCCAACTGGGAGAAGGGCAAGATCGCGATGATCATCGAGGCTAAGAAGCGGAGCCACCCGGATATACGGCCCCAGGAGATTCTCAAGCAAACCGAGGACCTGTCCAACAAAACCAACGAACTCATGGATCGTCTGGCCAAACTGGAGGAGTCCATGACCGGCCAGAGCACCGCGGGCGAGGCGCCCACGGCCGAAGAGCTCGCCAAGAAGAGAGCGGCGACGTCGGGCGCCCCTCCGTCGGATCCGGTCGCCTATGGGAAAGAGGTCTACGAACTCTATGAATGTTACAACTGCCACAAGATCGGCGGGAAGGGCAGCGTCAAGAAACGCGGGCCGATGCTGGACAACATCGGAAATCTTGCGACGGTGGACATGATCAAGAAGAAAGTCTACAACCCCAAGTTCATGATGGCGGACGGTTTCGATAAGGAGTATGAAAAGGGGCTCATGCCGAAAAATTACACGGAACTGATCTCGGAGGAGGAGCTGAACGCCTTGGCGACCTATCTGTCCACGTTGAAAAACACGAGCGTCAACACCCCCAAGCCGATTGTCAAACAGCCGTGAGGTCCTTCGCGAAATCATGACGATCAAGATCAAATCCAAGGTGCGCTGCAGCGATCGCGAAGTCGGCGAGGTGTCGCGGGTCATCATCGATCCCATCGCCAAGTCGGTCAGCCACATCGTCGTTCAGACAGACGGGACGGAACGGGTTGTCCCCATCGACGGACAGGCCGTTCTTGCGGAGGGCCTGGTCCAGTTCGGATTCCCCTCGTCCCAAATGGGCCAGTACCCGCCGTTGGAACGGGGGAACTACCAGCAGGTGAAGGAAGTCGAAATCGCCGGGCTGGAACGGCACCTCGAAGTGTTTCCGGGCGAGGCCCTCGTTCCGGTCCCGACGCTCGAGCGGGATCTGACCCGCCGGGCGTTCTTTACGAATTTCACGAACGCCATCGGCGTTGTTCTCGCGCTGCCCTTGGTCTATCCGGTCCTGCGGTATCTCACGTTTCCGATGTTTCCGGGCTATAACAACAACTGGATCCGGATCGGCAATATCAATCAAGTCACGGACATCGACAAACCGAAGCAGGTGAAGTTCGAAAAAACGGTCAAGGAAGGCTACCTCGAACGGAAGTTCCAGAAGTCGAACTGGGTGGTTCGAATGTCGGACGATGTGAGAAAAGAGATCTTTCACGCGAAACCGATCGAATACAAGGATGAAAACGGAAAAGTCTACTGGGTGGACCCGCCGGACAACCCGGTCGTCGTCTATTCCGGCAAATGTCCCCATCTGGGCTGCGCGTACAAGTGGAAGGAAAATCACAAGCGCTTCGGGAAGGTGTTTTGGTGCCCCTGCCATTTGAGCATTTATGACGTGGGCGGCAAGGTGCTGGACGGGCCGGCCCCCCGGAGGCTCGATGTGCTTCCGATGCGGATTTCCGGAACCGGAGACATCGAGATCATCGATGCCGAGTTCAAGGCCGGCAAGGATCACATGGTGCGAATTATCTGAACGGATTCCGAATCCCGATGTCGTTATTTCAGAACATCTATAACTGGATCGATGAGCGGATCGATCTCAAGACGCTCCAGGCGAAGATGCTCAACGAGCCGATGCCGGGCGGTTCGAGCTATGCGTACGCCTTCGGCTCCGCCCTCCTCTTTATCTTCATCATGCAGGCCACCACGGGGATCTTCCTGATGTTCTATTACGCCCCGACGGCGGATCATGCCTGGCAGAGCACGCAATACATCTTAAAAGAGCTGGATTTCGGATGGCTCATTCTCAGCATCCATTTTTGGGGTTCCTCCGCCATGGTCGTCATGGTGGTCTGCCACATGCTCCAGGTTTTCGTCTGGGGCGCGTTCAAGAAACCCCGCGAGATGGTCTGGATTGCCGGGATTTTTCTTTTTCTGATCGTGATGGGCTTCGGTTTCACGGGCTACCTCCTGCCCTGGGATCAACGCGCCTTCTGGGCCACGACCGTCGGCGTCGAGATCATGGACAAGGCCCCCATCGTGGGCGACTTCATGGCCCGTTTCCTGCGGGGCGGCCCCTCGGCCGGCGCTCAGACCCTGAGCCGTTTTTTCGTCATTCATGTGATGATCCTGCCGGCCGCGTTGGTGATCATGTTTTCCCTTCATCTCTTCTTTTTCCGGAAGGCCGGCCCGGCCGGCCCCTTCAAGGCGGTCAAACCCGTTCTGGAGGCCAAGATGGAATACTTTTTCCCGAGACAGGTCTATAAAGACATCGTGGTGATGGCGGGCGTCTTTTTGGCGATCGCGACACTGGCCGTTGTATCGCCGGTCGAGCTGCTGGACCAGGCTTCACCCGAGCCGACCGATTACAACCCGGAGCCGGAATGGTACTTCCTGTTTCTGTTTCAGTTGCTCCGTTTAAAGATGTTTTCGGGCCAGCTCGGCGAATTTCTGGGCGCGATCGCGCTTCCGGGGCTTTTTGTCTTGTTGCTGCTGTCGCTTCCGTTTATCAACCGGAATCCGGAGCGCCATCCGCTCAAGCGGCCCTTCGCGATGAGCGCGGTGGCCCTGTTGATGGTCGCGATCGGGGTCCTGACCTGGATGGCGATCGCCAGCCGGTCGCAATGACGGATGGAAGGCGACGATGAAAACACCCCGGGATCAAGGTCTCTTTTTCACGGTTTTCTTCTCCATCGCCCTGGCGTTCATTTTGACCGCCTGGCTGCTTCTCCCGGTGCGCGTCAAGATCGGGGAGGATGAAGGCGGCGGGGAGGAGCCCAAACCCAAGCAAGTCTTTAGAGGGGAAAAAGCGGTCCTTGAGGCCGAAGCCGAATTGACCAAGGCCGATGAGATCCTGACCCGGCTGGAAAAGGAAAAAGCCGATGAAAAAAATAAAGATAAGAAGGACACAGAAAAGGACAAAGAAAAAGAGCCGGTAAGAATGAAGAACGACAAAAACGATAAGACCCCCAAAAAGTCCGATGCAAAAACAACGACCAATAAAAAGTGAGGCCGTTATGAGTTCTCGGCGATCGAGATCGGGGCCGTTTTTTACGGCCGGTTTGGCAGGCGCTCTCGTATGGCTTTTGCTGGGCGCGGGAGCGTCGGCTCTGGCGCAGCAGACATCGGGGGGTCCGGTCGAGTACCGGGATATCGCCTGGATCGGCAGCCGCAACATGGTCTGGATCGTGGCGCAGATCCATCTGCTGTTTGCGGGATTTGTGCTCGGCGTTCCGATCTTCGCCCTGGTCTGCGAGTTCGTCGGGGTCCGGACCAAGGACCCGCGCTATGACCGTCTGG encodes:
- a CDS encoding CBS domain-containing protein — its product is MVKVKDMMAKNLFTISKKNKIKETADLMKKNGVGSLLVKEEDQILGIITETDIVHKVVAQGLSPQITTVDAVMSFPLMSIEADADVEEAGLQMVENGIRHLAVTQDGQVVGMISMRDLLRSFSSRGGGPSS
- a CDS encoding cytochrome b N-terminal domain-containing protein; the protein is MSLFQNIYNWIDERIDLKTLQAKMLNEPMPGGSSYAYAFGSALLFIFIMQATTGIFLMFYYAPTADHAWQSTQYILKELDFGWLILSIHFWGSSAMVVMVVCHMLQVFVWGAFKKPREMVWIAGIFLFLIVMGFGFTGYLLPWDQRAFWATTVGVEIMDKAPIVGDFMARFLRGGPSAGAQTLSRFFVIHVMILPAALVIMFSLHLFFFRKAGPAGPFKAVKPVLEAKMEYFFPRQVYKDIVVMAGVFLAIATLAVVSPVELLDQASPEPTDYNPEPEWYFLFLFQLLRLKMFSGQLGEFLGAIALPGLFVLLLLSLPFINRNPERHPLKRPFAMSAVALLMVAIGVLTWMAIASRSQ
- a CDS encoding c-type cytochrome — translated: MKRRTVYVLGIMGLMGFLAACSGGGENPVAFPPVPAEYADKHMPDGWWADPKIVEEGKKIFMGEANIDVNCSSCHGKDGKPVKRGARDFRQAENIKHFSDSFWFWRISEGVPNTKMKAWKEKLSEEDRWKVMAFEHTFSHGGQPSAHSDFVPPPAEAGAPK
- a CDS encoding ubiquinol-cytochrome c reductase iron-sulfur subunit, coding for MTIKIKSKVRCSDREVGEVSRVIIDPIAKSVSHIVVQTDGTERVVPIDGQAVLAEGLVQFGFPSSQMGQYPPLERGNYQQVKEVEIAGLERHLEVFPGEALVPVPTLERDLTRRAFFTNFTNAIGVVLALPLVYPVLRYLTFPMFPGYNNNWIRIGNINQVTDIDKPKQVKFEKTVKEGYLERKFQKSNWVVRMSDDVRKEIFHAKPIEYKDENGKVYWVDPPDNPVVVYSGKCPHLGCAYKWKENHKRFGKVFWCPCHLSIYDVGGKVLDGPAPRRLDVLPMRISGTGDIEIIDAEFKAGKDHMVRII
- a CDS encoding cytochrome c, with the protein product MTGQKSFFDIVKWKLIVCTAIGAALWFVSGALAFPTVFRIMFVLYAVLGFVVFLLLDLPPMPELSGGRAVLAILAFYVICSAIYVGAGTNLPQFDPNWEKGKIAMIIEAKKRSHPDIRPQEILKQTEDLSNKTNELMDRLAKLEESMTGQSTAGEAPTAEELAKKRAATSGAPPSDPVAYGKEVYELYECYNCHKIGGKGSVKKRGPMLDNIGNLATVDMIKKKVYNPKFMMADGFDKEYEKGLMPKNYTELISEEELNALATYLSTLKNTSVNTPKPIVKQP
- a CDS encoding NAD(+)/NADH kinase; the protein is MKKIGIIAKPQNTHAVKKILDELLPWLAQQGKEAVLDTDTGSIAGLASPHQKSKVPDLVEMVIVLGGDGTLLSVARLVEGTDVPILGVNLGGLGFLTEVTVEELFSTLGKIFKNEFVTDDRLMLKAVVHRQGERVAQSLVLNDVVISKGTLARMINLEIFINGQFVTALRGDGLIVATPTGSTAYSLSAGGPIIYPSVEAMVITPISPHTLTNRPIVIPNNIHVEVVLKTREEGTTVTFDGQVGFSLRQEDVVEIETAESKIKLIRSPQRNYYEVLRRKLKWGEG
- a CDS encoding cytochrome ubiquinol oxidase subunit I, which translates into the protein MKRRGLTFFAVLLGLTGVALLAGAGLAQVPEPEAYSIPGIENRSLVWVAAQMHILFAAFILGAPIFVVISEWIGMRKNDPRYDRLAKEVTKVTTILYSMTALTGGLFILFLVGLYPNLTSFMVSHFFPIFAVIYPLLFILETLVLYLYWYTWEKLSGPKKGRHVAIGVLLNIIGLTTLVVINAPTSFMNTPPHPIETATLWDSIYNYSWMPLNLHRTIGNVTFGGFITGLIAAYMYMFAKTPEEKAYYDWMGFVGNLIGVGALLLLPLAGYILAAEFFEFDASIGPYMMADQLSMYFEMQGAMVGLIFMASNLYIWQSMKRISGIESMKFLGVHSTTIVKSGFAVILLGNAIWMTPHGFSATQATSTDALELPSDWGFLALMPAKSTAAALIVAVTIINYIIYNRAIKRGTIQWGKIDFSSQFVLIFLAFSAIWTMGLMGAVRSLVRKYFHVYILFPDYTPESYTPTLAHASVLITSMTLVFFAIVSLAIWLSLRMGKTKES